TAGTTACGCCCACTCATTACTGCTCTACCTCACTTTTATTTTATCTTTTAGGTTATCAGGCACTACCACGGCCACCTCAGCGCCGTGTACGACTTGGACCTGCACCCAACCATCGACGTGCTGGTCACATGCAGTCGAGATGCCACAGCCAGGGTAAGTCTTGCTAATGACTAGTTGTCTTAACTTTCAAAAACGTTATTTTAGTGGAACATTTTGGAGTGTATTGGGAGGTCAATATGAAATCTCTACGTCTATAGGTGTGGGATATCAGGAGCAAAGCCAACGTGCACACCCTGTCcggacacaccaacacagtggcCACAGTCAGATGCCAGGCCGCCGAACCGCAGATCATCACAGGTACGGACAAGTATATGTTACAACTGCTTTGCCTTGCTGTGTTCATATATTGGCTAGTTGACTCACTCCAAAGTACCATCAATGGCTCATCATCTTGTTACGTTCTATTATGAGCTGGCGCGAGGAGAAATTTGACCTTTGAATTTTGACCTTTTctcctgggtcatgttcagtagggaaAAAATAGGATAGAACACTTGAACTTGTCCAAATAAGAACGCAGCGTTTTATTGTTAgtttcaaaacattttgctacggtgtgaCCTTCTGAACACGACCCGGCTCTTTCCGTTCCAGGGAGCCACGACTCTACCATCAGGCTATGGGATCTGATAGCTGGGAAGACCAGAGCCACTCTCACCAATCACAAGAAGTCTGTCAGAGCACTGGCCCTACATCCCAGACAGTACGTCACTTCCTCATACGTAGTAAACGATGATGCATATGTTGCACCCAAGTTAGTCATCTTCTGGTATCTAGTTGTAGTTAATGATAGGGTTGATAGGCTCGCTCATTTTATTTCCGCGTTTTGTATTATGGCACTGAACCATTCGTTGGCTGAATGTTACAGGTATACCTTAGCCTCTGGCTCTGCCGACAACATCAAGCAGTGGACGTTCCCAGACGGCAACTTCATCCAGAACCTCTCTGGACACAACGCCATCATCAACGCAATGGCGGTCAACTCAGACGGCGTGCTGGTATCAGGAGGTATGAAAACGtcctttactttttccaacagggatatccttgtcccatcgcgcactagcgactcgtatggcgggccgggcgcagtgcacgctgacacggtcgccaggtgtacggtgtttcctccgacacattggtgcggctggcttccgggttaagtgggcattgtgtcaagaagcagtgcggcttggctgggttgtgtttgaggaccttcgcctctcccgagtccgtacgggagttgcagcgatgagacaagactgtaactaccaattggatacagcgaaattggggaggaaaatGGGTTTAAAAACAATTTGAACAAAAAATATCTTGCGATTGAAATAGACAGTTTTGAGCCTCTGTCAGGATGATTGGGTCAGATTTTTTCTAGTCATAGTACATTGAATGACTCTGAAGGGCTTTGTTGCTTCGAAAGCGCACTACTAAAGATGGGCAACAAATGAAAGGGAAGTGGTAACTGCAGAGGCTGGAAGCAAATATATTGAATGGCTAAGTGATAGGAAATCCTATATACAGCTAGATCCTAGACACTGCTGTCTATCTATACCGATGTCTTGATCTAGATACAGCTAATCCTTCCATCTTTTTATTGTCTCCGTTAGCTGACAACGGCACCATTCACCTGTGGGACTGGCGGACCGGCTACAACTTCCAGCGTATCCACGCCGCCGTGCAGCCCGGCTCACTGGACAGCGAATCGGGGATCTTCGCCTGCATGTTCGACCACTCGGAGAGCAGGCTGATCACGGCCGAGGCCGACAAGACCATCAAGGTGTA
This genomic window from Salvelinus namaycush isolate Seneca chromosome 8, SaNama_1.0, whole genome shotgun sequence contains:
- the LOC120051978 gene encoding pleiotropic regulator 1 → MSLLEGGGTKNSSLVARKAPTMPKPQWHAPWKLFRVISGHLGWVRSIAVEPGNQWFVTGAGDRTIKIWDLASGKLKLSLTGHISTVRGVAVSTRSPYLFSCGEDKQVKCWDLEYNKVIRHYHGHLSAVYDLDLHPTIDVLVTCSRDATARVWDIRSKANVHTLSGHTNTVATVRCQAAEPQIITGSHDSTIRLWDLIAGKTRATLTNHKKSVRALALHPRQYTLASGSADNIKQWTFPDGNFIQNLSGHNAIINAMAVNSDGVLVSGADNGTIHLWDWRTGYNFQRIHAAVQPGSLDSESGIFACMFDHSESRLITAEADKTIKVYKEDDTATEESHPINWKPEILKRKRF